Proteins found in one Pontibacter sp. SGAir0037 genomic segment:
- a CDS encoding SdpI family protein — protein MTLKSLSREIAIWFAMLLPFVYLAWVWDELPERVPIHFNLQGEANGWGSKTGLIGIVFGLTVFINLLLLLIPKLDPKGKIENMGSKYDRFRLLMVLFMSALAVLIIYSASSRETFSPNLLFILIGGLFIVLGNYFQALKPNYFIGIRTPWTLESETVWKKTHRMGGRLWVLGGVLIILTSFLPQGTFKSVLFIATIAAVSLIPTVYSYLELRKEQRQLKL, from the coding sequence ATGACATTGAAAAGCCTTTCACGAGAAATAGCAATATGGTTTGCAATGCTGCTACCCTTTGTGTACCTCGCATGGGTATGGGATGAACTGCCGGAGCGTGTACCTATTCACTTTAACCTGCAAGGCGAAGCCAATGGCTGGGGCAGCAAAACAGGATTAATCGGGATCGTGTTCGGGCTTACTGTATTTATCAACCTGCTGTTGTTGCTCATTCCGAAGCTCGACCCAAAAGGGAAAATCGAAAATATGGGCAGCAAATATGATCGGTTCCGCCTGCTGATGGTCCTGTTTATGTCTGCTTTGGCTGTGCTGATTATCTATAGCGCCAGCAGCCGGGAGACTTTTAGCCCAAACCTGCTGTTTATCCTGATCGGTGGCTTATTTATAGTGCTGGGCAATTATTTTCAGGCATTAAAGCCGAACTATTTTATTGGTATCCGCACACCCTGGACGCTGGAGAGTGAGACTGTCTGGAAGAAAACGCATCGCATGGGCGGCCGCCTATGGGTGCTGGGTGGCGTTTTGATTATCCTGACTTCATTTCTACCACAAGGTACCTTTAAGTCTGTTCTTTTTATAGCCACTATTGCGGCTGTCTCACTTATCCCAACTGTTTACTCTTACCTGGAGCTACGGAAAGAACAGCGGCAACTTAAGCTTTAG
- the yidD gene encoding membrane protein insertion efficiency factor YidD: MKWLLQKLILGLIWVYQHMISPLTPASCRYTPTCSTYAVQAVKKYGPFKGGWMALKRIGRCHPWGGSGYDPVP, from the coding sequence ATGAAGTGGCTCTTACAGAAGCTTATATTAGGCCTGATATGGGTATACCAGCACATGATATCCCCGCTCACTCCTGCCAGTTGCCGTTATACACCTACCTGCTCCACCTATGCGGTGCAGGCCGTAAAGAAGTACGGGCCTTTTAAAGGAGGCTGGATGGCCTTAAAGCGGATTGGCCGGTGCCATCCCTGGGGCGGGAGCGGTTACGATCCGGTGCCCTGA
- a CDS encoding autorepressor SdpR family transcription factor, producing the protein MNKVFKALNDQTRRDILNLLKEKDMTAGEIAEAFNITKPSISHHLDILSQAELVTSEKKGQFVIYSLNTTVLDDILKWMITLKS; encoded by the coding sequence GTGAACAAAGTATTTAAAGCCCTTAACGACCAGACCAGGCGTGATATCCTGAACCTGCTAAAGGAGAAGGATATGACAGCAGGTGAAATTGCTGAGGCTTTTAACATTACCAAACCCAGCATTTCGCATCACCTGGATATTCTGAGCCAGGCAGAGCTCGTTACATCGGAAAAGAAAGGGCAGTTTGTAATTTATTCACTTAATACTACTGTTCTGGATGATATACTGAAATGGATGATTACATTAAAAAGCTGA
- a CDS encoding NAD-dependent epimerase/dehydratase family protein, protein MAQQNRHYLILGSTGSIGYAFAKEVLQQGEQVTLLVRDRKKAEKLFPVSANLQFAEGDAQHKELLQQLGAQATHIFHGINYPYPKWQGNMQRVTVNVIDAAAVNKATILFPGNIYNYGLTREITETSPEAPNTRKGAIRAELEQLLKQAAAGKCQVINVRLPDFWGPNVLNEGIAPVFRGALHGKAMPWLYRNDIPHQLVYTPDAALAFYELSKLPQPEPYALYNYAGEVVPSIKQWQAQIAAMAGTKPTHKLYSKAMFSVLGLLMPMMKEISEMAYLWQNTVLLRDDKLRQALPQLHRTPMPEAIQDTLQWFREYDAK, encoded by the coding sequence ATGGCACAGCAAAACAGACACTATTTAATTTTAGGCAGCACGGGCAGCATTGGTTATGCATTTGCAAAGGAGGTGCTGCAACAGGGCGAGCAGGTAACTTTACTTGTCAGGGACAGGAAAAAAGCCGAGAAGCTTTTTCCGGTGTCTGCCAATTTACAGTTTGCAGAAGGTGATGCGCAGCATAAAGAGCTGCTACAACAGCTGGGTGCTCAGGCTACTCACATCTTTCATGGCATTAACTATCCTTACCCGAAATGGCAGGGCAATATGCAGCGGGTAACAGTAAATGTTATAGATGCCGCAGCTGTAAACAAAGCCACCATTCTTTTTCCTGGCAATATTTACAACTATGGCCTTACCCGCGAAATCACAGAGACCAGTCCTGAAGCTCCCAACACACGGAAAGGCGCTATTCGTGCAGAGCTGGAGCAACTGCTTAAACAAGCTGCTGCAGGCAAATGCCAGGTAATTAATGTAAGGCTTCCGGATTTCTGGGGACCGAACGTACTGAATGAAGGAATTGCTCCTGTCTTTAGAGGCGCCTTGCACGGGAAGGCCATGCCCTGGCTGTACCGCAACGATATACCGCACCAGCTTGTGTACACACCCGATGCAGCGCTTGCCTTTTATGAGCTCTCCAAACTTCCGCAGCCAGAACCCTATGCACTTTACAACTATGCAGGCGAAGTAGTGCCCAGCATAAAACAATGGCAGGCGCAAATTGCAGCTATGGCAGGCACCAAACCGACGCATAAACTTTATAGCAAAGCCATGTTTTCTGTTCTGGGTTTATTGATGCCTATGATGAAGGAGATTTCGGAAATGGCTTACCTCTGGCAGAACACCGTGCTCCTGCGCGATGATAAGCTACGGCAGGCTTTACCTCAGCTGCACCGTACCCCAATGCCGGAAGCCATACAGGATACGTTGCAATGGTTCAGGGAATACGATGCAAAATAA
- a CDS encoding alpha/beta fold hydrolase: protein MNRFPLLFLISLLVHTAFAQQLVKSDQVIGDWGGIIDPDGAKLNLIFHIKAAEDGSLAATMDIPGQGAADIPAKAVRLTSDSLYLDFSHVGGIKYAGKITGPETIDGHWKQAGMSVPVPISKGAAAAMRKPQEPQRPFPYQEKEVAVENKDAGITLAGTLTLPQGKGPHAAVILFTGSGAQDRDMSLLGHKPFLVLADHLTRQGIAVLRLDDRGAGKSGGNPTTATTKDFTSDGMAAYAFLKTQAGINPKKIGVLGISEGANIAASVAAQHADVAFVVLMAGGAVPGTELLLAQNEAIFKQAVADPALLQKLLNLRKAQFEIAATEQDVFEASKKIRQLEQEAKTRLNEQEKAQLGLTPQSEQALVAQLSSPWMRYYLAYDPAPALQKLKMPVLALNGSKDVQVPAAQNLPATEKALKAGGNKKYTVKELPGLNHIFQTATTGLHTEYAKIQETMAPVALDTITQWVKGVVK, encoded by the coding sequence ATGAACCGCTTTCCACTGCTTTTTCTCATTTCACTTCTAGTTCATACAGCTTTTGCACAGCAGCTTGTTAAATCAGATCAGGTTATAGGGGATTGGGGTGGTATAATAGATCCGGATGGAGCAAAACTAAACCTGATCTTTCACATTAAAGCAGCTGAAGACGGCTCTCTTGCCGCTACCATGGATATACCTGGCCAGGGCGCAGCCGATATCCCCGCCAAGGCAGTACGCCTGACCTCCGACAGCCTTTACTTAGACTTCAGCCATGTAGGCGGTATTAAGTATGCAGGTAAAATAACCGGTCCTGAAACCATAGACGGGCACTGGAAACAAGCGGGCATGTCGGTTCCTGTTCCCATCAGTAAAGGAGCAGCTGCTGCCATGCGAAAACCGCAGGAGCCGCAACGGCCTTTCCCTTACCAGGAGAAGGAAGTAGCAGTTGAAAACAAGGACGCTGGCATTACGCTGGCTGGCACGCTTACACTTCCACAGGGCAAAGGTCCGCACGCTGCCGTTATCCTTTTTACGGGATCCGGCGCACAGGACAGAGACATGAGCCTACTGGGGCACAAGCCGTTCCTGGTGCTGGCCGACCACCTGACACGGCAGGGGATTGCCGTGCTACGGCTCGATGACCGGGGTGCAGGCAAATCGGGAGGAAACCCTACCACCGCCACTACAAAAGATTTTACTTCTGATGGCATGGCTGCTTATGCTTTTCTAAAAACACAGGCCGGTATCAACCCTAAAAAGATTGGCGTGCTGGGCATTAGCGAAGGAGCTAATATAGCTGCCAGTGTAGCCGCCCAACATGCTGATGTTGCTTTTGTAGTGCTAATGGCAGGAGGCGCCGTGCCTGGCACAGAATTACTTTTAGCCCAGAATGAAGCCATTTTTAAACAAGCTGTTGCAGATCCCGCTCTTTTGCAAAAGCTGTTAAACCTGCGCAAAGCCCAATTTGAGATTGCTGCAACTGAACAGGATGTATTTGAAGCTTCTAAGAAAATCAGGCAACTGGAACAGGAGGCCAAAACCCGGTTAAACGAACAGGAAAAAGCACAACTGGGGTTAACTCCTCAAAGCGAACAAGCACTTGTTGCCCAGTTAAGTAGCCCCTGGATGCGCTATTATTTAGCTTACGATCCTGCACCCGCCTTACAGAAACTTAAAATGCCGGTACTGGCTTTGAACGGCAGCAAAGATGTGCAGGTGCCAGCTGCGCAGAATCTCCCTGCTACTGAAAAAGCCCTGAAAGCAGGAGGCAATAAAAAATATACTGTTAAAGAATTGCCCGGGCTTAACCATATTTTTCAGACAGCCACTACAGGCCTGCACACAGAGTATGCGAAAATACAGGAAACCATGGCTCCTGTAGCGCTGGATACCATTACACAGTGGGTGAAGGGTGTTGTGAAGTAG
- a CDS encoding sodium:proton antiporter encodes MELFHVLSAVLAASAFFAYINQKFIRLPGAIGLLLAGLFVSLVVQGIGMVSPAFIEVVRARLEAIDFSDFLMDFMLSFLLFAGALHTDLEKLSASKWPVLTFATVGVLISTAVVGTLFYYLLQLMGMPIDYIYCLIFGALISPTDPIAVLGILKKADIPESLEVSITGESLFNDGVGVVVFTSLYMIAQRGAANIEASFIGELFLEEVGGGLVLGLVVGYIAFRFMRKIDHYQTEVLISLAVVMGGYSLAQILHFSGPLAMVVAGLFIGNQGIEHAMSKTTADYLHKFWEMVDEIFNAILFVLIGLELLLIEFHAIYLLVGFITTGIVLLVRYIALAVPSFVLRLNRTFAPNTLSIMTWGGLRGGISIALALSLAQEMEREVITAITYAVVLLSLVVQGLTIEPFIRRVSRGVVKEKI; translated from the coding sequence ATGGAGCTTTTTCACGTCCTATCAGCTGTATTGGCTGCCTCTGCTTTTTTTGCCTATATCAACCAGAAATTTATCAGACTGCCTGGTGCTATCGGGTTACTGCTGGCGGGGCTTTTTGTGTCGCTGGTGGTGCAGGGTATAGGTATGGTATCGCCTGCTTTTATAGAGGTGGTCAGAGCCAGGCTGGAAGCAATAGATTTTTCTGATTTCCTGATGGATTTTATGCTGAGCTTCCTGCTTTTTGCCGGCGCACTGCATACTGATCTGGAAAAGCTGTCGGCATCAAAGTGGCCTGTACTTACTTTTGCTACGGTTGGGGTACTTATTTCTACTGCAGTGGTGGGTACTTTGTTTTACTACCTGCTGCAACTGATGGGCATGCCGATAGATTATATTTACTGCCTCATTTTTGGTGCCCTTATTTCGCCTACCGACCCGATTGCCGTGCTGGGCATACTTAAGAAAGCCGATATACCCGAATCGCTGGAGGTAAGTATAACCGGCGAATCTTTGTTTAACGATGGGGTAGGAGTGGTTGTCTTTACATCGCTATACATGATTGCCCAAAGAGGTGCAGCAAATATTGAGGCATCATTTATAGGAGAACTTTTTCTGGAGGAAGTAGGAGGCGGTTTGGTGTTAGGCCTGGTGGTGGGGTATATTGCATTTAGGTTTATGCGAAAGATAGACCACTATCAAACGGAGGTACTTATTTCGCTGGCGGTGGTAATGGGCGGCTATAGCCTGGCGCAGATACTGCATTTTTCCGGACCACTGGCAATGGTAGTGGCAGGGCTTTTTATCGGGAACCAGGGCATAGAACATGCCATGAGCAAAACCACTGCTGATTACCTGCACAAGTTCTGGGAAATGGTAGATGAGATTTTTAATGCTATTCTTTTTGTGCTGATAGGCTTGGAGCTGCTGCTGATCGAGTTTCATGCAATTTATCTTTTAGTTGGTTTTATTACAACTGGCATTGTGCTGCTGGTGCGCTATATTGCCCTTGCCGTTCCTTCCTTTGTGTTGCGCCTTAACCGGACCTTTGCGCCCAATACCTTATCTATTATGACATGGGGCGGCCTGCGTGGGGGAATCTCTATTGCTTTAGCGCTTTCGCTTGCCCAGGAGATGGAGCGGGAAGTGATTACGGCCATTACATATGCGGTGGTGCTACTTTCGCTGGTGGTACAGGGCTTAACTATAGAGCCGTTTATCAGGCGTGTATCACGAGGTGTGGTAAAAGAAAAAATTTAA
- a CDS encoding ABC transporter ATP-binding protein, translating into MIEVKNLEKAYNGKTVVQIPALSISAGEAIGLVGNNGAGKTTLFRMILDLIRPSKGEVFSKGVNVALSEEWKTYTGSHLDEGFLIDYLTPEEYFKFVGDLHGLSDGDITERLQPFLDFFNGEILSQRKYIRDFSKGNQKKVGVAAAALINPELLILDEPFANLDPSSQIRLKNLLKRLRQEKNMTMLISSHDLNHVIEVCERIVILEKGQVVQDMATTENTLQELETYFTV; encoded by the coding sequence ATGATTGAAGTTAAGAACCTGGAGAAGGCCTACAATGGCAAAACAGTAGTGCAGATACCTGCTTTAAGTATTTCGGCAGGCGAAGCCATTGGTTTGGTTGGTAACAACGGAGCAGGCAAAACAACGCTTTTTCGCATGATCCTGGACTTGATTCGTCCGTCTAAAGGAGAAGTTTTTTCGAAAGGAGTTAATGTTGCTTTATCCGAAGAGTGGAAAACCTATACAGGTTCACACCTGGATGAAGGCTTTTTAATTGATTATCTCACACCCGAAGAATACTTCAAATTTGTAGGTGACCTGCATGGGCTTTCCGACGGTGACATCACTGAACGTCTGCAACCCTTCCTGGATTTCTTTAATGGAGAGATACTGAGTCAGCGAAAGTACATCCGCGACTTCTCGAAAGGCAATCAGAAGAAAGTAGGTGTTGCCGCCGCCGCACTCATTAACCCGGAGCTGCTGATCCTGGATGAGCCATTTGCCAACCTCGATCCAAGCTCACAGATTCGCCTGAAGAACCTGTTAAAGCGGCTGCGCCAGGAAAAGAACATGACCATGCTTATCTCCAGCCACGACCTGAACCACGTAATTGAAGTGTGCGAACGCATCGTTATTCTGGAGAAAGGGCAGGTAGTGCAGGATATGGCTACGACAGAAAACACACTGCAGGAGCTGGAGACTTATTTTACAGTATGA
- a CDS encoding DUF5687 family protein, translating into MFLTLLSHQWLETRRSSVFQKNRAVNIILGVLIAYFGLNFLVLGFFVDNLLLEMYPGQHPVWVFNGFMFFYFLVDLFMRFMLQELPILSIQPYLHLPLPKGKLIHFVLLKSIPSIFNFFLLLVFVPFLFDAVIPAYGTGVGVIWLISLLLLTFFNNFLLIYFKRQLSTKPVMTLYFGLAVVGLILLDYLHVFSLREASSIAFDYLLEQPWLVVLPALLVLFAYFLNYKFLKAHTYPEEIAVKKETKASGGDIAFLQRFGDVGKLIALEMKLIWRHKRSKSIITISALFIFYGLIFYNNPVFLDGFAMLIFVGIFTTGMFMFNYGQFIPSWQSAHFDALLSRRISPYQFYQAKFWFFVPVTFVAFLLTLPYAFISYKIILINFAAFLFNIGINAFVVFYFSVLNRNRLNLSGSAFSWQGVGASKFVMQLPLMLLPLIVYAPFGFLDIPYWGVFAIGIIGLAGFVFHRQLLRLTTQRFVEHKYKIAAGFRQS; encoded by the coding sequence ATGTTTCTGACACTGTTATCACACCAATGGCTGGAAACCCGACGCTCTTCGGTATTCCAAAAAAACAGAGCTGTTAACATTATTCTGGGTGTTCTTATTGCTTACTTCGGGCTGAACTTCCTGGTGCTGGGCTTTTTTGTAGACAACCTGCTGCTGGAGATGTACCCGGGGCAGCATCCTGTTTGGGTGTTTAACGGGTTCATGTTCTTTTACTTTTTAGTTGATCTGTTTATGCGGTTCATGTTGCAGGAACTGCCTATTCTATCTATTCAGCCCTACCTGCACCTGCCTCTTCCAAAAGGCAAGCTCATTCATTTTGTGTTGCTGAAATCTATTCCGAGCATCTTTAACTTTTTCCTGCTGCTGGTATTTGTGCCCTTCCTATTCGATGCAGTTATACCTGCCTATGGTACAGGCGTGGGAGTAATATGGCTGATCTCTTTATTATTGCTTACCTTTTTTAATAATTTCCTGCTCATCTACTTTAAACGGCAGCTGAGCACCAAACCCGTTATGACGCTTTACTTCGGATTGGCGGTGGTAGGCCTGATACTGTTGGATTACCTGCACGTATTTTCGCTACGGGAGGCATCCAGTATTGCCTTCGACTATCTGTTAGAACAGCCCTGGCTGGTTGTGCTTCCTGCCTTGCTGGTATTGTTTGCCTACTTTTTGAATTACAAGTTCTTAAAAGCCCACACGTATCCCGAAGAAATTGCGGTAAAAAAAGAAACAAAGGCATCAGGCGGAGACATTGCTTTTCTGCAGCGCTTTGGTGATGTAGGCAAACTGATTGCGCTGGAAATGAAGCTGATCTGGCGGCACAAACGCTCCAAGTCTATCATCACTATTTCGGCTTTGTTTATCTTTTATGGCCTCATCTTCTATAATAATCCTGTGTTTCTTGATGGGTTTGCCATGCTCATTTTTGTAGGCATTTTTACAACAGGCATGTTCATGTTTAATTACGGGCAGTTTATCCCAAGCTGGCAGAGCGCGCATTTTGATGCATTACTCTCCAGGCGTATCTCGCCTTACCAGTTCTACCAGGCAAAGTTCTGGTTTTTTGTTCCTGTTACGTTTGTCGCTTTTCTGCTTACACTGCCTTATGCTTTTATAAGCTATAAAATTATTCTGATCAATTTTGCTGCGTTTCTTTTTAACATAGGCATCAATGCGTTTGTGGTATTTTATTTTTCAGTGTTAAACCGCAACAGGTTAAATTTAAGTGGTTCTGCTTTTAGTTGGCAGGGAGTAGGCGCTTCTAAATTTGTAATGCAGTTGCCGCTTATGTTGCTGCCCCTGATTGTTTATGCTCCTTTTGGTTTTCTGGATATACCGTATTGGGGAGTGTTTGCAATAGGGATTATCGGCCTGGCCGGATTTGTTTTCCACCGCCAGTTGCTCCGGCTAACAACCCAGCGCTTTGTGGAGCACAAGTATAAAATTGCGGCAGGCTTCAGACAGAGTTAA
- a CDS encoding AraC family transcriptional regulator, with protein sequence MQPHEHTLSASSVNLVLHVLQLQGYRAAELCREAGIAAEQLQDVNARVTIAQMVALWKEAARITQNPNIALQIGEAVNPTSAGIIAYVMMNAPDLHESIRKLCKYQDIVCEGIQTSFEVKRQEAHVVLQVVSPALTEPRYAIDCEMVIYSSAFAALVGEKIPFKQISFAYPKPDSTEEHQRIFDNAELLFDMPQSGFVFDAEWLAKPVVSANPELNLLFEQYANEYLQRLREPKSITERVQRELAQLLKGEEPTITTVSRNLALSIRSLQAKLQEEGTSYQAQLDEVRKELAIRHLKSGMHTVSDVAYLLGFSEPSAFSHSFKKWTGLPPQLYRQQVLIP encoded by the coding sequence ATGCAACCACACGAACATACCTTAAGTGCTTCTTCTGTAAATCTGGTGCTGCATGTGCTGCAGCTGCAGGGCTATCGTGCTGCGGAACTTTGCCGGGAGGCAGGTATTGCAGCAGAGCAGCTACAGGATGTAAACGCACGGGTAACAATTGCGCAAATGGTGGCGCTCTGGAAAGAGGCGGCACGCATCACACAAAATCCGAACATTGCCTTGCAGATAGGCGAAGCTGTTAACCCCACTTCGGCTGGTATTATTGCCTATGTTATGATGAATGCGCCTGATCTGCATGAGTCAATCAGGAAGCTGTGTAAGTACCAGGATATTGTGTGTGAAGGTATCCAGACAAGCTTTGAAGTAAAGCGGCAGGAAGCGCATGTGGTATTGCAGGTAGTAAGCCCGGCCTTAACAGAGCCAAGGTATGCCATCGATTGTGAAATGGTAATTTACAGCAGTGCTTTTGCTGCACTGGTAGGAGAAAAGATACCGTTTAAGCAAATCAGCTTTGCTTATCCTAAACCTGACAGTACAGAAGAACACCAGCGCATTTTCGATAATGCAGAACTGTTATTTGATATGCCCCAGAGCGGGTTCGTGTTTGATGCGGAGTGGCTGGCAAAGCCTGTCGTAAGTGCTAACCCTGAGCTGAACCTGCTGTTTGAGCAATATGCGAACGAGTACCTGCAACGGCTGCGGGAACCCAAAAGCATTACCGAGCGGGTGCAGCGGGAACTGGCTCAACTGCTCAAAGGAGAAGAACCTACCATCACGACAGTATCTCGTAATCTGGCCCTTAGTATCCGTTCGCTTCAGGCCAAACTGCAGGAAGAGGGTACTAGTTACCAGGCGCAGTTAGATGAAGTACGCAAAGAACTGGCTATCCGCCACCTCAAAAGCGGGATGCATACTGTTTCAGATGTAGCTTACCTGCTTGGTTTCTCAGAGCCCAGCGCCTTTTCCCATTCTTTTAAAAAATGGACAGGCCTGCCGCCGCAGCTTTACAGGCAGCAGGTGCTTATTCCTTAA
- a CDS encoding S46 family peptidase: MFKRILSFLLLVSLSAPFAAKADEGMWLPMLIKRLNHADMQKKGLQLTAEEIYNVNNSSLKDAIVQFGGFCTGEFISKEGLLLTNHHCGYGAIQSHSTTEHDYLTDGFWAMDRKQELPNEDLFVDILVRMDDVTGQVLEGITNATPEQQRAQTVAQRMQAIAKEASSNGQYVTYVRDFFNGNEFYLFVYERYNDVRLVGAPPSSVGKFGGDTDNWMWPRHTGDFSMFRVYMSPDGKPAAYSQNNVPYKPKHHLPINIGGVEQDDFAMVFGFPGRTKRFMTSQGLQLEVDHLNKTRIKLREKKLALWKEDMDKDAATRIKYASKYASTSNYYKYSIGQNEGIKRMKTIEGKQADEQKFQAWANADAQRKALYGNVLTDIDEAYANIEKYNLGSVYLNEAILGTESLLFAYRMMPLYNALKSGNEAAAKKAADDIKARAEAHFKDYNAATDKKVFAALLQYYYEDIAKDQQPEAFKNLVKKYNGNFQKLADHVYNNSFVVAQQKLNQFLANPTQKQLENDPAFQVVQPIIENYTANIAPKIAESNAKLNTANRLYVAGLREQQPDRVFYPDANSTLRLSYGNVKNYKPYDGVTYNYYTTLEGIMQKEDPNNEEFVVPAKLKQLYQAKDFGRYATKDGQLITNFITDNDITGGNSGSPVINGRGELIGLAFDGNWEAMTGDLVYDPDYKRCINMSSNYLLFMIDKYAGATNLINEMTIVDTNSPGSADATASTAAGSSNLLEEAVNEAKADLANGKSSVKIKKKEGKKQVKLEVKN, from the coding sequence ATGTTTAAAAGAATTTTATCATTCCTGCTTTTAGTTTCGCTAAGTGCTCCATTTGCGGCCAAAGCAGACGAAGGCATGTGGCTGCCTATGCTCATTAAGCGCCTGAACCATGCCGACATGCAGAAAAAGGGCTTACAGCTTACAGCCGAGGAAATTTACAACGTAAATAACTCCAGCTTAAAAGATGCCATTGTGCAATTTGGCGGCTTTTGTACCGGGGAATTTATTTCTAAAGAAGGCTTGTTATTAACCAACCACCACTGCGGTTACGGTGCCATTCAGTCGCACTCTACCACCGAACACGATTACCTGACCGATGGCTTCTGGGCCATGGATCGCAAGCAGGAGCTTCCGAACGAAGATTTGTTTGTAGACATCCTGGTGCGGATGGATGATGTGACCGGCCAGGTGCTGGAAGGCATTACCAATGCAACGCCAGAGCAGCAGCGCGCACAAACTGTAGCACAGCGCATGCAGGCAATCGCTAAAGAAGCCAGCAGCAATGGCCAGTATGTGACTTATGTACGCGACTTTTTTAACGGCAACGAGTTTTACCTTTTCGTGTACGAGCGTTACAACGACGTGCGCCTGGTAGGTGCTCCGCCTTCGTCGGTTGGCAAGTTTGGTGGCGACACCGACAACTGGATGTGGCCACGCCACACAGGCGACTTTTCTATGTTCCGCGTATACATGAGCCCGGATGGCAAACCGGCTGCTTACAGCCAGAACAACGTGCCTTACAAACCAAAGCACCACCTGCCTATTAACATTGGCGGTGTAGAACAGGACGATTTTGCTATGGTTTTCGGTTTCCCAGGCCGCACCAAGCGTTTTATGACGTCACAAGGACTGCAACTGGAGGTGGATCACCTGAACAAAACCCGTATTAAACTACGTGAGAAAAAGCTGGCCCTCTGGAAAGAAGACATGGATAAAGATGCTGCAACACGCATTAAATATGCTTCTAAATACGCCTCTACTTCCAACTACTACAAATACTCTATCGGCCAGAACGAGGGTATCAAGCGCATGAAAACCATTGAAGGTAAGCAGGCAGATGAGCAGAAGTTCCAGGCCTGGGCAAATGCCGATGCGCAACGCAAAGCTCTTTATGGCAATGTGCTGACAGATATCGACGAAGCTTACGCCAACATCGAAAAGTATAACCTGGGCTCTGTATACCTGAACGAAGCTATACTGGGCACTGAATCGTTGCTGTTTGCTTACCGCATGATGCCGCTTTACAATGCGCTGAAATCAGGAAATGAGGCTGCAGCTAAAAAAGCGGCAGACGACATAAAAGCAAGGGCTGAGGCACACTTCAAAGATTACAATGCCGCAACCGATAAAAAGGTGTTCGCTGCTTTGCTGCAGTACTACTACGAAGATATTGCGAAAGATCAGCAGCCGGAAGCTTTTAAGAACCTGGTGAAGAAGTACAACGGCAACTTCCAGAAGCTGGCCGACCATGTATATAATAACTCTTTTGTGGTAGCGCAACAAAAGCTGAATCAGTTCCTGGCAAACCCTACCCAAAAGCAACTGGAGAATGATCCGGCTTTCCAGGTGGTACAGCCTATCATCGAAAACTATACTGCTAACATTGCTCCCAAAATTGCAGAAAGCAATGCCAAGCTGAATACAGCCAACCGTTTGTATGTAGCAGGTCTGCGTGAGCAGCAGCCAGACAGAGTATTTTACCCGGATGCGAACTCTACATTGCGCCTGAGCTATGGCAATGTAAAAAATTATAAGCCTTACGACGGGGTTACCTATAACTACTATACTACGCTGGAAGGTATTATGCAGAAAGAAGATCCGAACAACGAAGAGTTTGTGGTGCCTGCTAAGTTAAAGCAATTGTATCAAGCCAAAGATTTTGGCCGCTATGCAACCAAAGACGGACAGCTTATCACAAATTTTATCACGGATAACGATATCACGGGCGGTAACTCCGGTTCTCCTGTGATTAACGGTCGTGGTGAGCTGATCGGTCTGGCTTTCGACGGTAACTGGGAAGCCATGACCGGTGACTTGGTATACGACCCGGACTACAAGCGTTGCATTAACATGAGCTCAAACTACCTGTTGTTCATGATTGATAAGTATGCAGGCGCTACGAACCTGATCAACGAAATGACGATTGTAGACACCAACAGCCCAGGCTCTGCAGATGCTACTGCAAGTACGGCCGCTGGTTCTTCTAACTTGTTAGAAGAAGCGGTAAACGAGGCAAAAGCTGACTTGGCAAACGGCAAATCCAGTGTTAAGATCAAAAAGAAAGAAGGTAAGAAACAAGTAAAGCTGGAAGTGAAAAACTAG